The Vespula pensylvanica isolate Volc-1 chromosome 5, ASM1446617v1, whole genome shotgun sequence genome includes a window with the following:
- the LOC122629347 gene encoding MATH and LRR domain-containing protein PFE0570w-like isoform X2, with protein sequence MPLEKETINEVPIVSKVFSNNTKNINDNVTLDNNEQNPENSYKCLDSERNIENSSCKSFQCNEEVIHNNLENVTSKDSAQEVFNINDPYIFDANVEDQNDISPIRKNRKKKPKKTKCNITNQVTQQLLNYVFKVPNKLKSLQNNRYNAKQSNSSWNLSKELKQMKRDKRNFLTKYKSSKESINQIYTKKHKEIEEMNTKYNVLNKKEKEKLHDIIVHSNNGKNIENNSDSDESILEVPVPPKPPPPVINLNDSDEDNALPNEKNTITKKPLRVEDYNTSTFRDQVKKALLKSQSQLISLNNSELSDNADNMEDIILNCTDICKGASSIKEIKEMSKNIRKEKNPHGAKELSPNVLQDNKINNDKNKSGKKNFNTNNKQLDNKDKGSTKGRVIVDQNNTPASICSTKNIQNNASEVIVVHKNIDFTEDILPVDEFIMSQNQSSPNKKRKLDCEDAMNDNVKRARTSDEFYQNEASMSEHSRKKEDKDKLDDRSFFIPMSEKLKAFYTDSRGQENFDVSEVQSKMSKDPRLWAILDEDLISKCKKQRFCDVKCTHCHQNGHLRHNCPISRKPYKCYMCGVQGHTEARCPRKMCLTCGKRQGTFRKTCETCRTLYCTMCNAVGHTYTECPDLWRRYHQTTTTDRISIPSNILGVMKPSDLLFCCNCTKRGHDSSMCKDYRWSQHFPTPSFVSNYTDGPTYINEKGLVQQPNDESIQSQNKTNTEESDTNTLITVLSSDDLLPFPKELLKRKQSQQKAFPRNLWEDESDIAYIIYECGNFYTIENNGMEITYTITARKGFNTYHIMECRVVPHFLESLLKLFMFEVKIYKKIDSINEIILRIRTYADLINDLRRLILYWLSLDDDEKDYVMFLDLPSKRTDMLKLLNMKMQKLGTESGNALGLYDAITSTKFILQITRNELKYLSLLSYIKENQKKLLLILNDHPNLRKFPEELREFITILEQLKSTDVPLQAYLQILTVYNFVFVPHTPPKSFITKYGKYSKPNVNKNARKGNSNTNASKGKTIQQNLPIPVIQSNRASNSNNSRLRKPNQYNPTLKEPPNVNDFIQLENTNATYSHVKYDDVVNEIKRTSESNNTENYKATEYNNLPETAITQSGWYNNNVPMDKNIIEHNLPSTSHDTVPTDATADKYTNITVNMSNKSQAEETADNLKLNMHNSKTDEYQNIDKCTNIIVSVSNKNQACTSNVENEKQQNNNKYTNITVSISNKDQATNISSNSNNSTNDICQSTEVNNSENKMDDENGTVCIEINKNAQNQIEEKSQKHDIIKDLAKAAKAAKAAKAAERAAKKREKRRTRQKYDPTTQQLKKTTERCFKLQKLSDTIQRDLSLCSSDDLNYWTLFADRIQGMVKMCGVIHIKKALVVLKNKIAKQTVVRKNICMLQKLVNIELQHQEEIKSLYNRFDVVP encoded by the exons atgccactggaaaaagaaacgataaatgaAGTCCCAATTGTTTCAAAAGTTTTTTCTAATAACACAAAGAACATAAATGATAATGTTACCTTAGATAATAATGAACAAAATCCGGAAAATTCATATAAGTGTTTAGATagtgaaagaaatatagaaaatagttCTTGTAAATCTTTTCAATGTAACGAAGAAGTAATTCACAACAATTTGGAAAATGTGACAAGCAAAGATTCGGCTCAAGAAGTATTCAATATCAATGATCCTTATATATTTGATGCAAATGTTGAGGATCAAAATGATATCTCGCctataagaaaaaatcgtaaaaaaaagccAAAAAAGactaaatgtaatattacaaATCAAGTAACACAACAGTTGCTTAATTATGTCTTTAAAGTTCCTAATAAGTTGAAATCTTTGCaaaataatcgttataatGCTAAACAGTCTAATTCTTCGTGGAATTTATCTAAAGAATTAAAGCaaatgaaaagagataaaagaaattttctgaCCAAATACAAGAGTTCAAAAGAATctattaatcaaatttatactAAGAAgcataaagaaatagaagaaatgaaTACCAAATACAATGttctaaataaaaaggaaaaagaaaagttacacGATATTATTGTACATTCTAACAATGGGAAAAATATTGAGAATAATTCTGATTCTGACGAGTCTATATTAGAAGTACCAGTTCCTCCTAAACCCCCACCACCTGTTATTAACTTAAATGATTCCGATGAGGATAACGCGTTACCTAACGAAAAGAATACTATAACAAAAAAACCTTTAAGGGTTGAAGATTACAATACAAGTACCTTTAGAGATCAAGTGAAAAAAGCATTATTGAAATCACAATCTCAATTAATATCTCTGAATAATTCAGAGCTTTCAGATAATGCAGATAATATGgaagatataattttgaattgtACAGATATTTGTAAAGGTGCTTCtagtattaaagaaattaaagaaatgagCAAAAATAttcggaaggaaaaaaatcctCATGGTGCAAAAGAACTAAGTCCAAATGTTTtacaagataataaaattaataacgataaaaacaagtctggaaaaaagaattttaatacgaACAACAAACAATTGGATAACAAAGATAAAGGTTCTACAAAAGGAAGAGTTATCGTAGACCAAAATAATACACCTGCATCCATATGTTCAACAAAAAACATACAGAATAATGCATCTGAAGTTATTGtagtacataaaaatatagatttcaCAGAAGATATATTACCTGTAGATGAATTTATCATGTCGCAAAATCAATCAAgtccaaataaaaaaaggaagcttGATTGTGAAGATGCAATGAATGACAATGTTAAACGCGCAAGAACAAGTGacgaattttatcaaaatgaaGCAAGTATGAGTGAACatagtagaaagaaagaagataaagataaattggATGACAGATCCTTCTTCATTCCAATGTCAGAGAAGTTAAAAGCTTTTTACACCGACTCTCGTGGTCAAGAAAATTTTGATGTTAGCGAAGTGCAAAGTAAAATGTCCA aaGATCCACGTCTTTGGGCTATTTTAGATGAAGATTTGAtatcaaaatgtaaaaaacaaagattttGCGATGTAAAATGTACTCACTGTCATCAGAATGGTCATCTAAGGCACAATTGTCCGATATCACGTAAACCATATAAATGTTACATGTGTGGTGTTCAGGGTCATACGGAAGCACGGTGTCCTAGAAAAATGTGTCTGACg TGTGGTAAAAGGCAAGGGACATTTAGAAAAACTTGTGAAACTTGCCGAACACTTTATTGTACTATGTGTAATGCGGTGGGTCATACGTATACAGAATGTCCAGATCTTTGGAGAAGATATCACCAAACA ACAACAACGGATAGGATAAGTATTCCTTCCAACATATTGGGCGTGATGAAGCCTTccgatcttcttttttgttgtaattGTACGAAACGAGGTCATGATTCTTCTATGTGTAAAGACTACAGATGGTCGCAACATTTTCCTACACCGTCGTTTGTATCGAATTATACAGACGGTCCAACTTATATTAACGAAAAAGGACTTGTACAACAACCAAATGACGAAAGCATACAATCTCAGAACAAAACTAACACCGAAGAGTCTGACACTAATACGCTTATTACCGTGCTTTCATCCGATGATCTTTTACCATTtccaaaagaattattaaaaagaaaacaaagtcaACAAAAGGCGTTTCCACGAAATTTATGGGAAGATGAATCTGATATCGCTTATATCATATACGAATGCggtaatttttatacgatagaaaataatggaaTGGAAATAACATACACTATAACTGCAAGAAAGGGTTTCAATACATACCATATAATGGAATGCCGTGTTGTACCACATTTTTTGGAAAGTTTATTAAAGCTGTTTATGTTTgaagtgaaaatatataagaaaattgattcaataaatgaaataatcttaCGCATCAGAACATACGctgatttaataaatgatttgCGTAGACTAATCCTATATTGGTTGAGTCTTGATGACGATGAAAAAGATTATGTAATGTTTTTGGATTTACCATCAAAACGAACGGATATGttaaaacttttaaatatgaaaatgcaAAAATTGGGAACAGAATCGGGGAATGCTCTTGGCTTATATGATGCCATAACTtcgacaaaatttatattacagatTACAAGAAACGAACTAAAATATTTAAGCCTGTTaagttatataaaagagaatcaGAAGAAGTTACTCTTAATATTGAATGATCATCCAAATCTACGAAAATTTCCAGAGGAATTACGTGAATTTATAACGATTTTAGAACAATTAAAAAGTACGGATGTACCTCTCCAGGCATATCTTCAAATCCTTACAGTCTATAATTTTGTATTCGTACCTCACACTCCACCAAAATCTTTCATAACGAAGTATGGTAAATATTCAAAGcctaatgtaaataaaaatgcacGTAAGGGTAATTCTAATACTAATGCTTCCAAAGGAAAAACAATTCAGCAAAATTTACCAATACCAGTTATACAAAGTAATCGGGCATCTAACAGCAATAATTCACGACTCCGAAAACCTAATCAATATAATCCTACTTTGAAAGAACCTCCAAatgtaaatgattttataCAGTTAGAAAATACGAATGCTACATATAGTCATGTTAAATATGACGACGTAGTCAACGAGATTAAGAGAACAAGCGAGAGTAATAACACCGAGAATTACAAAGCTACGGAATATAATAATCTACCAGAAACGGCTATAACTCAAAGTGGATGGTATAACAATAATGTTCCTatggataaaaatataatagaacatAATTTGCCATCTACGTCGCACGATACAGTTCCGACAGATGCGACCGCTgataaatatacgaatattacCGTGAATATGTCAAATAAAAGTCAAGCTGAAGAAACTGCAGACaatcttaaattaaatatgCATAATTCTAAAACCGACGAGTATCAGAATATTGATAAATGTACAAATATCATTGTTAGCGTATCTAATAAGAATCAAGCTTGTACATCTAATGTGGAAAATgagaaacaacaaaataataataaatatacaaatattactgTCAGTATATCTAACAAAGATCAAGCTACCAATATATCttcaaattcaaataattctaCAAATGATATTTGCCAAAGTACCGAAGTAAATAATTCGGAAAATAAGATGGACGATGAGAATGGTACAGTGtgcatcgaaataaataaaaatgcacaGAAtcagatagaagaaaaatctcaAAAGCATGACATTATAAAAGATTTGGCCAAAGCTGCCAAAGCGGCTAAAGCGGCTAAAGCTGCTGAAAGAGCAgccaaaaagagagagaaaagaagaacaagacaGAAATACGATCCTACGACTCAACAACTAAAGAAAACGACAGAGAGATGTTTCAAATTACAAAAGTTGAGCGATACTATTCAGCGAGATTTATCGTTATGTTCATCGGATGATCTTAACTATTGGACATTGTTTGCAGATAGAATTCAAGGCATGGTAAAAATGTGTGGcgtaatacatattaaaaaggCTTTAGTcgtcttgaaaaataaaattgcaaaacAAACTgtagtaagaaaaaatatttgtatgctCCAAAAATTAGTAAACATAGAGCTTCAGCatcaagaagaaataaaaagtttgtaCAATCGTTTCGATGTCGTTCCTTGA
- the LOC122629347 gene encoding uncharacterized protein LOC122629347 isoform X1 yields the protein MEKNICIDFDSDKDSDVPYFDDDNSDSDLESQLYGYIHYMPLEKETINEVPIVSKVFSNNTKNINDNVTLDNNEQNPENSYKCLDSERNIENSSCKSFQCNEEVIHNNLENVTSKDSAQEVFNINDPYIFDANVEDQNDISPIRKNRKKKPKKTKCNITNQVTQQLLNYVFKVPNKLKSLQNNRYNAKQSNSSWNLSKELKQMKRDKRNFLTKYKSSKESINQIYTKKHKEIEEMNTKYNVLNKKEKEKLHDIIVHSNNGKNIENNSDSDESILEVPVPPKPPPPVINLNDSDEDNALPNEKNTITKKPLRVEDYNTSTFRDQVKKALLKSQSQLISLNNSELSDNADNMEDIILNCTDICKGASSIKEIKEMSKNIRKEKNPHGAKELSPNVLQDNKINNDKNKSGKKNFNTNNKQLDNKDKGSTKGRVIVDQNNTPASICSTKNIQNNASEVIVVHKNIDFTEDILPVDEFIMSQNQSSPNKKRKLDCEDAMNDNVKRARTSDEFYQNEASMSEHSRKKEDKDKLDDRSFFIPMSEKLKAFYTDSRGQENFDVSEVQSKMSKDPRLWAILDEDLISKCKKQRFCDVKCTHCHQNGHLRHNCPISRKPYKCYMCGVQGHTEARCPRKMCLTCGKRQGTFRKTCETCRTLYCTMCNAVGHTYTECPDLWRRYHQTTTTDRISIPSNILGVMKPSDLLFCCNCTKRGHDSSMCKDYRWSQHFPTPSFVSNYTDGPTYINEKGLVQQPNDESIQSQNKTNTEESDTNTLITVLSSDDLLPFPKELLKRKQSQQKAFPRNLWEDESDIAYIIYECGNFYTIENNGMEITYTITARKGFNTYHIMECRVVPHFLESLLKLFMFEVKIYKKIDSINEIILRIRTYADLINDLRRLILYWLSLDDDEKDYVMFLDLPSKRTDMLKLLNMKMQKLGTESGNALGLYDAITSTKFILQITRNELKYLSLLSYIKENQKKLLLILNDHPNLRKFPEELREFITILEQLKSTDVPLQAYLQILTVYNFVFVPHTPPKSFITKYGKYSKPNVNKNARKGNSNTNASKGKTIQQNLPIPVIQSNRASNSNNSRLRKPNQYNPTLKEPPNVNDFIQLENTNATYSHVKYDDVVNEIKRTSESNNTENYKATEYNNLPETAITQSGWYNNNVPMDKNIIEHNLPSTSHDTVPTDATADKYTNITVNMSNKSQAEETADNLKLNMHNSKTDEYQNIDKCTNIIVSVSNKNQACTSNVENEKQQNNNKYTNITVSISNKDQATNISSNSNNSTNDICQSTEVNNSENKMDDENGTVCIEINKNAQNQIEEKSQKHDIIKDLAKAAKAAKAAKAAERAAKKREKRRTRQKYDPTTQQLKKTTERCFKLQKLSDTIQRDLSLCSSDDLNYWTLFADRIQGMVKMCGVIHIKKALVVLKNKIAKQTVVRKNICMLQKLVNIELQHQEEIKSLYNRFDVVP from the exons atggagaaaaatatatgtatag ATTTTGATAGCGATAAAGATAGTGACGTTCCTTATTTCGATGATGACAATAGCGACAGTGATCTGGAATCTCAATTATATggttatattcattatatgccactggaaaaagaaacgataaatgaAGTCCCAATTGTTTCAAAAGTTTTTTCTAATAACACAAAGAACATAAATGATAATGTTACCTTAGATAATAATGAACAAAATCCGGAAAATTCATATAAGTGTTTAGATagtgaaagaaatatagaaaatagttCTTGTAAATCTTTTCAATGTAACGAAGAAGTAATTCACAACAATTTGGAAAATGTGACAAGCAAAGATTCGGCTCAAGAAGTATTCAATATCAATGATCCTTATATATTTGATGCAAATGTTGAGGATCAAAATGATATCTCGCctataagaaaaaatcgtaaaaaaaagccAAAAAAGactaaatgtaatattacaaATCAAGTAACACAACAGTTGCTTAATTATGTCTTTAAAGTTCCTAATAAGTTGAAATCTTTGCaaaataatcgttataatGCTAAACAGTCTAATTCTTCGTGGAATTTATCTAAAGAATTAAAGCaaatgaaaagagataaaagaaattttctgaCCAAATACAAGAGTTCAAAAGAATctattaatcaaatttatactAAGAAgcataaagaaatagaagaaatgaaTACCAAATACAATGttctaaataaaaaggaaaaagaaaagttacacGATATTATTGTACATTCTAACAATGGGAAAAATATTGAGAATAATTCTGATTCTGACGAGTCTATATTAGAAGTACCAGTTCCTCCTAAACCCCCACCACCTGTTATTAACTTAAATGATTCCGATGAGGATAACGCGTTACCTAACGAAAAGAATACTATAACAAAAAAACCTTTAAGGGTTGAAGATTACAATACAAGTACCTTTAGAGATCAAGTGAAAAAAGCATTATTGAAATCACAATCTCAATTAATATCTCTGAATAATTCAGAGCTTTCAGATAATGCAGATAATATGgaagatataattttgaattgtACAGATATTTGTAAAGGTGCTTCtagtattaaagaaattaaagaaatgagCAAAAATAttcggaaggaaaaaaatcctCATGGTGCAAAAGAACTAAGTCCAAATGTTTtacaagataataaaattaataacgataaaaacaagtctggaaaaaagaattttaatacgaACAACAAACAATTGGATAACAAAGATAAAGGTTCTACAAAAGGAAGAGTTATCGTAGACCAAAATAATACACCTGCATCCATATGTTCAACAAAAAACATACAGAATAATGCATCTGAAGTTATTGtagtacataaaaatatagatttcaCAGAAGATATATTACCTGTAGATGAATTTATCATGTCGCAAAATCAATCAAgtccaaataaaaaaaggaagcttGATTGTGAAGATGCAATGAATGACAATGTTAAACGCGCAAGAACAAGTGacgaattttatcaaaatgaaGCAAGTATGAGTGAACatagtagaaagaaagaagataaagataaattggATGACAGATCCTTCTTCATTCCAATGTCAGAGAAGTTAAAAGCTTTTTACACCGACTCTCGTGGTCAAGAAAATTTTGATGTTAGCGAAGTGCAAAGTAAAATGTCCA aaGATCCACGTCTTTGGGCTATTTTAGATGAAGATTTGAtatcaaaatgtaaaaaacaaagattttGCGATGTAAAATGTACTCACTGTCATCAGAATGGTCATCTAAGGCACAATTGTCCGATATCACGTAAACCATATAAATGTTACATGTGTGGTGTTCAGGGTCATACGGAAGCACGGTGTCCTAGAAAAATGTGTCTGACg TGTGGTAAAAGGCAAGGGACATTTAGAAAAACTTGTGAAACTTGCCGAACACTTTATTGTACTATGTGTAATGCGGTGGGTCATACGTATACAGAATGTCCAGATCTTTGGAGAAGATATCACCAAACA ACAACAACGGATAGGATAAGTATTCCTTCCAACATATTGGGCGTGATGAAGCCTTccgatcttcttttttgttgtaattGTACGAAACGAGGTCATGATTCTTCTATGTGTAAAGACTACAGATGGTCGCAACATTTTCCTACACCGTCGTTTGTATCGAATTATACAGACGGTCCAACTTATATTAACGAAAAAGGACTTGTACAACAACCAAATGACGAAAGCATACAATCTCAGAACAAAACTAACACCGAAGAGTCTGACACTAATACGCTTATTACCGTGCTTTCATCCGATGATCTTTTACCATTtccaaaagaattattaaaaagaaaacaaagtcaACAAAAGGCGTTTCCACGAAATTTATGGGAAGATGAATCTGATATCGCTTATATCATATACGAATGCggtaatttttatacgatagaaaataatggaaTGGAAATAACATACACTATAACTGCAAGAAAGGGTTTCAATACATACCATATAATGGAATGCCGTGTTGTACCACATTTTTTGGAAAGTTTATTAAAGCTGTTTATGTTTgaagtgaaaatatataagaaaattgattcaataaatgaaataatcttaCGCATCAGAACATACGctgatttaataaatgatttgCGTAGACTAATCCTATATTGGTTGAGTCTTGATGACGATGAAAAAGATTATGTAATGTTTTTGGATTTACCATCAAAACGAACGGATATGttaaaacttttaaatatgaaaatgcaAAAATTGGGAACAGAATCGGGGAATGCTCTTGGCTTATATGATGCCATAACTtcgacaaaatttatattacagatTACAAGAAACGAACTAAAATATTTAAGCCTGTTaagttatataaaagagaatcaGAAGAAGTTACTCTTAATATTGAATGATCATCCAAATCTACGAAAATTTCCAGAGGAATTACGTGAATTTATAACGATTTTAGAACAATTAAAAAGTACGGATGTACCTCTCCAGGCATATCTTCAAATCCTTACAGTCTATAATTTTGTATTCGTACCTCACACTCCACCAAAATCTTTCATAACGAAGTATGGTAAATATTCAAAGcctaatgtaaataaaaatgcacGTAAGGGTAATTCTAATACTAATGCTTCCAAAGGAAAAACAATTCAGCAAAATTTACCAATACCAGTTATACAAAGTAATCGGGCATCTAACAGCAATAATTCACGACTCCGAAAACCTAATCAATATAATCCTACTTTGAAAGAACCTCCAAatgtaaatgattttataCAGTTAGAAAATACGAATGCTACATATAGTCATGTTAAATATGACGACGTAGTCAACGAGATTAAGAGAACAAGCGAGAGTAATAACACCGAGAATTACAAAGCTACGGAATATAATAATCTACCAGAAACGGCTATAACTCAAAGTGGATGGTATAACAATAATGTTCCTatggataaaaatataatagaacatAATTTGCCATCTACGTCGCACGATACAGTTCCGACAGATGCGACCGCTgataaatatacgaatattacCGTGAATATGTCAAATAAAAGTCAAGCTGAAGAAACTGCAGACaatcttaaattaaatatgCATAATTCTAAAACCGACGAGTATCAGAATATTGATAAATGTACAAATATCATTGTTAGCGTATCTAATAAGAATCAAGCTTGTACATCTAATGTGGAAAATgagaaacaacaaaataataataaatatacaaatattactgTCAGTATATCTAACAAAGATCAAGCTACCAATATATCttcaaattcaaataattctaCAAATGATATTTGCCAAAGTACCGAAGTAAATAATTCGGAAAATAAGATGGACGATGAGAATGGTACAGTGtgcatcgaaataaataaaaatgcacaGAAtcagatagaagaaaaatctcaAAAGCATGACATTATAAAAGATTTGGCCAAAGCTGCCAAAGCGGCTAAAGCGGCTAAAGCTGCTGAAAGAGCAgccaaaaagagagagaaaagaagaacaagacaGAAATACGATCCTACGACTCAACAACTAAAGAAAACGACAGAGAGATGTTTCAAATTACAAAAGTTGAGCGATACTATTCAGCGAGATTTATCGTTATGTTCATCGGATGATCTTAACTATTGGACATTGTTTGCAGATAGAATTCAAGGCATGGTAAAAATGTGTGGcgtaatacatattaaaaaggCTTTAGTcgtcttgaaaaataaaattgcaaaacAAACTgtagtaagaaaaaatatttgtatgctCCAAAAATTAGTAAACATAGAGCTTCAGCatcaagaagaaataaaaagtttgtaCAATCGTTTCGATGTCGTTCCTTGA
- the LOC122629362 gene encoding U1 small nuclear ribonucleoprotein C: MPKYYCDYCDTYLTHDSPSVRKTHCQGRKHKDNVKFFYQKWMEEQAQHLIDATTAAFKAGKIASNPFAANKGAAIPPPPSLGPRPGVPPQGPPGMMPPPGMHPGGPMGPGGPMMMGPHGPMPSMMGMRPPMMGPMGPMGPMMGPMGPMGPMRPPMNGPPPPISGPPPMKK, translated from the coding sequence ATGCCAAAGTATTATTGTGATTATTGTGACACGTATTTAACGCACGATTCGCCGAGCGTACGAAAAACTCATTGCCAAGGACGAAAACACAAAGATAAtgttaaattcttttatcaaaaatgGATGGAGGAACAAGCTCAGCATTTAATCGATGCCACGACAGCAGCCTTCAAAGCTGGAAAAATTGCATCCAATCCATTTGCAGCAAATAAAGGAGCAGCTATACCTCCACCACCTAGTCTTGGGCCACGACCTGGAGTACCACCGCAAGGACCGCCAGGTATGATGCCACCACCTGGTATGCATCCTGGTGGACCGATGGGTCCTGGCGGTCCTATGATGATGGGTCCACACGGACCGATGCCTTCAATGATGGGTATGAGACCACCGATGATGGGACCTATGGGACCAATGGGTCCGATGATGGGACCAATGGGTCCTATGGGACCTATGAGACCACCTATGAATGGACCTCCACCACCTATAAGTGGTCCTCCGccaatgaaaaagtaa